Within the Pseudonocardia alni genome, the region ACCGCGGCTGCGTTGAGCATCGGCGAGGTCCGCCGGGACGCGACGAGGAAGTCCGAGGTGGTGCGCATCGCCGCGACGCCACGTGCCCCGATCAGCACCGTGACCAGCAGCAGGGCGACGACCGCGGCGGCCGTCACGGGCGTTCCGCGCGTTCGGCCCGGCGCAGATGCCACCACGCCAGCCCGCCGAGCAGCGGGTACGGGAGCCAGGCGACCGCGATCCAGCCCAGCGGGAGCCCCCCGACCCGCCACTGGGCCAGATCCGGCGCGAGCCGCAGCAGCACCGGCAGCCCGAACAGCAGCACCGCGGCGCAGGCCAGGGTGACCACGGCGCGCCGCAGCTGGGCCCGGCGCAGCCCGCGGGCCCGCTCGGTCAGCCCCGGGTCGAGCGCCGCGGCCGGCTGTGGGCGCGGTACGGCGGTACCCCGCTCGGGCGGTGCGCTGACCGCGACCCGGCGCGGGCGGGCGGTCACGGCCGCCCCCGGCCGCTTCCCGGGCCGTCGCCGTCGGGGGCGCGGTGGCCGTCGAGCGCCCCGGCGGTGGCCGCGGCGAGCAGCTGGTCGCGCAGGTCCCGGGCGTGGCGACGACTGACCGGCACGTCACCGGCATCGGTGTGGGCGAGCAGGCCGCCGCCGGCGTCGCTGCGCAGCTCGCGGACCGCGGGGAGGTGCAGCAGGAAGCTGCGGTGCACGCGGACGAAGCGGTGCGGGTCCCAGTGCTCCTCCAGCCGGGACAGCGGGATCCGCACGAGGTGTGAGCCCCCGGGCAGGTGCAGCCGCACGTAGTCGCCGTGGGCCTCGACGAAGCGGACGTCCTCGCGGCGGACGTAGCGGGTGCGCCCGGCGGCCTCCACCGGCAGCACGGCGAGCTCGTCGACGCGGGGGAGCGCGGGCCCGGCCGGTTCCGGTGCGGTCCCCCCCGCGGTGCCCGGCCCGGCGGCCGAGCGGCCCGCCCGGGCCCGGTGCACCCGGCCGAGCGAGTCGGCGAGCCGGTCCGCGCCGACCGGTTTGAGCAGGTAGTCGACGGCGCCGAGGCCGTACGCGGCGACGGCGTGCTCCTCGAACGCCGTCACGAAGACGATCTCCGGGGGCGTGGCCATCGCGGCCAGCACACCGCCGAGCTCCAGGCCGTCCATCCCGGGCATGGTGATGTCGAGGAAGACGGCGTCGAACCGGCCGGTGGGGATCGCGCGCAGCGCCTCCACCGCGCCGCCGGCCCGTGCGACCTCGCCGACGTCGGGCGCGTCGGCCAGCAGCGCGCAGATCTCGTCGAGGGCGGGGGCGACGTCGTCGACGGCCAGTACGCGCAGTGGCTCGGCGGGGGGTGTCACCTCAGATCACCACCCCGGGCTGGAACCGCGGGATCCGCAGCACGATCCGGGTGCCCGCGCCGGGCGCGGTCTCGATGACCAGGCCGTGATCGGGGCCGTAGACCGCGCGCAGCCTGCGGTCGACGTTCACCAGCGCCAGCCCGGCGCCCTCGGCGGTGCCGGCCAGTACGGCGCGGGCGTGCTCGGGGCTCATGCCCGGCCCGTCGTCGTCGACGGTGATCACGCAGACGTCCCCCTCGGCCTCGCCGCTGACCTGTACCAGCCCGCCGTCGGGGGAGCGCTCGACGCCGTGCTGCACCGCGT harbors:
- a CDS encoding LytR/AlgR family response regulator transcription factor produces the protein MTPPAEPLRVLAVDDVAPALDEICALLADAPDVGEVARAGGAVEALRAIPTGRFDAVFLDITMPGMDGLELGGVLAAMATPPEIVFVTAFEEHAVAAYGLGAVDYLLKPVGADRLADSLGRVHRARAGRSAAGPGTAGGTAPEPAGPALPRVDELAVLPVEAAGRTRYVRREDVRFVEAHGDYVRLHLPGGSHLVRIPLSRLEEHWDPHRFVRVHRSFLLHLPAVRELRSDAGGGLLAHTDAGDVPVSRRHARDLRDQLLAAATAGALDGHRAPDGDGPGSGRGRP